The Gloeothece verrucosa PCC 7822 genomic interval TTTCTTATCCCGTATAAGTTCCGGAATTAAGGATTTACCCAAAGGAGAAACACTGACTTTCCACTTCGGCATCTTCGTTGACGATAATCCTCGTCAGCAAGAATTAGCCGAACTGCAAAGGAAAACTGATTCACCCGTTTTACAACTATTGCTCGGGGGGGCAAGGAAACGGGTAAGGCAGTTAACCGTCTCGGGTATCCGTAAGCGCAACTTTTTAAGGATTTATTATACCTATACAGTAGAGGAGGGAGTTAACAGAAGCAATACAGACTTTTTTGACAACATTCTCATCGCTTTAGAGAAGGGGTGGCACAAGTTCACCGGTGCAGAGCGTGAACTCAAAACCACAGCCGTCCAACAAATATTACTCGACGCTTATCATAGGGGGTTCGCCAGATTCCTTAACCTGCTGTCAGAGCAGATGTACTTAGAGGTTAGACCCCTGTCGGTAGAGGAGTTATGGGAGATTGATTGGGGACGCTTTAATAAGTCTGCACCTCGGTCATTATCTCAAAAAGTCATCGTGGAGAAGGAGGAGTTCAATGAAGAGATAAACAGCAGGATACATCCACTGTCGTTGTTACTTAACAAGGAGGTACCCTTCGCTTGTCGAGATTGCGTAAAAAATAACGGAAAATATACAGGTGTGTGTTTATGGGCCGATAAACCGGATGGGTGGATTGATGGTATTGCACAGCTAAAGTCAGTCTGGGAGGTGATGAGCAAACCCAACGTTTGGGATACCGAGATTTTCGTACAACTACAAAGTGGTAACGAGCGCCTGTTAAAAGATAAGATGAACTCTCTCACCAAACAGGCACAGGTAGCGGCGACACAAGCAGCAACGAAAAACCACACCGATGTAGGCGCAGAACTGAGGATAAACAAGACAATTGAGGCTGAAGCCGCCTTATACGAAGGAGCCAAGCCAATATGGGCATCAATTGTCTTCCTCATCCACCGTGATAATACAAAAGAATTAAATCGAGCCTGTGACGATTTCTGTTCTCTATTCCAACAGCAGGGTTGGGTGGTGCGCGAGACGGAGTACGCCTGGTCTATCTGGCTCGAAACATTCCCCACTTTAATCTGGCGGAGAATGCTATCATCTCCTTTCAATCGCCGCCAGAACTATCTATCAACTGAAATTCCCGGGCAGTTGCCACTGGTATGTAATTATTCCTTAGATAGACGAGGATTCGAGCTTATAGCAAGTGAAGGGGGTACTCCTATCTATCTTGATATTTACGATCAACATCGCAATCTAATGATTTTCGGACGTACCCGTTCGGGCAAATCGGCCCTCGTTGCCGATATGCTAACAATGGGAATAGTAAAAGGTTTGCCCATCACGGCCCTTGATTTCCCTAGAGCCGATGGTACCGGTACCTTTAACGACCTCTGCAAGCAGTTACCCTCTTTTTGCAAATACGTTGATACTGGGGATTTAGAGGAGGGTATTAACGCCCTAGAACCCCCCAATTTACGGGGAGCATCGCCAAAGGTGAAAAAAGAGAAACTTGCCGATTTTAAGGAATCTCTACAAGAGATCCTGAAAATGATGATTCTCGGGATTGACAATCAATATTTCGATATTAATCCCGATAGCGTCAAATCCCTTCTAACTCTGGCTCTAGAGGAATTTTACAACAACGACGACATTAAGAATAGATTTGCCATTGCCTTCCGTAAAGGTTTTGGGTCAATTGAATGGCAACAGATGCCCACACTTATCGATTTCAAGCAGTTTCTTTCCTTGGAACGTTTGAAATTGATAGACCCCGACACTTCGACCGTTAAAGCGTTAAAATTCTGCAAATTGAAGCTCGATGAATGGTTAAAAAGTCGATTGGGGGAAATTCTCAGTAAACCTACCACTTTTAATAGTGATACCCAGATGTTAGTCATCGCACTGCGGAATCTTAAATCTAACCTTGATGCTGCTGTTATTGCTTCTCTGGCGTATCTAGGGGCTTTACGCCGCTCTCTAACTTTTAGTGAAAGTATCTTTTTCCTCGATGAAGCCCCGATTTTATTTGAGTTTGACCCGATTAGCTTAAATGTTGGGCGTTTATGTGCCAATGGTGCCAAGTCGGGAATAAGGGTCATTCTCAATTCCCAGGAACCCTTGTCAATAGCCAAGTCCGCCGGTGCCGACAAGATCCTCGCCAACATGACAACGAGATTGATAGGGCGTATTGAATCCCAATCGATCACCGATTACTGCGACGTTTTTCGTTACCCAGACTGGTTGATTGCTGATAATGCCTTGGAAGGATTTAAACCCAATTCTTACCATTGGTATTCTAATTGGCTGCTAGATGATCAGGGATTTTTAGCTCGTGTGCGACATTATGCGGCTCCGGAATTGATGGGGTTGATCGCCAATAATCCCAAAGAATCCGAATTAAGACGCAAAATTTTCACTCAATATAGCGGCGATGAAGTTAGAGCCATCTATGAATTATCAAAACTTTACCAACCCGCCTCCTAAATTTATTTTATAACGGAGCATTATCAATGAGCAAAAAAGGAATTTTCATAGGATTCATCAGTGCCGTAGGACTTCTAGCTTTTCAGGTTCGTAGTGTGATCGCATCCGATAACATCTTAGAAGATCTCATCGGGCAGTTTATTGATATTAAATCCGAGTGGTTAGCAGTGGCTAATGGATTTGAACAGAGAATGGAAGCTTGGTTACAATCCCAATTAAACATTAATTTAGATGAAAACATCATCGGAGAATTGGGATTACCTGACCCCCAAGATATCCGTAACTTTATCGAAGAAACATTCTCCACAGATGGAGGTATTATCGAGCAAGGCCCCTTAGCCGCTAACAATGAGGATAGAGAAGCAACTCGCGCCCTAGCACAGGAGACTTTAAGTAAAGAGGGTCAACAGGAACTCATAGACAAGTTAAATTTTGTTGAGGCGACAACACAACAGGCGATCTCATCGGGGCAGGACGCACAAAGCCGCACTGTTACCCAGGAAGTGCTGAAAGATATGGCTCTACAGAATGCTCAGATCGCTTCATCTCTGGCTGTACTGACTTCACAGACGGTAGATGCAAGCACTAAACAGGATATGGCCAATTTGAATCTCGCCAATATCTCTTCTAGCATAGATAGCCAGAATCTCAGGCAACAAGCCAATTCGGCGGGGGCGGCTAACTCATTATTACAAATCGGGGGATTTGCTTCGGCAGGTTTGGATTATTCCCCCAAATAAGTTGCCAATTTAACCATTATTAATTGACTTGAGGTATGCAGTCATGTTTATCCTGATGCAATCGACAGAAATCACACCACAAGAATTCCTAAAAGAGGCGCAACAGGCCCAGGAACTTGTGTCAAAAGCGATGGACAAACTGTGGATAGACCTATTGACTAGCGATATATATCATATATTGGCGGATTTTGGCGCATTTATTGCCGTTTTTACCATAGCTATCACGATTTTATTCTTAGTCAAGGAGTTATTAGCTGATGAATTAGCCTTGCCTCCTTACGAACGTATAGTCTGGTTATTTATCGTCGTGGCGTTACTGGGGAATGGGGGTTCTTGGTTGGGCGAAGCGACAATACAGTACAGAAATATCTTAAACGGAATTAATCAACAAGTATTGACAAAAACTAACGCTCAATTAAGTTACGCATATGCACAGGCCAGTGGGGAGATTTCTTTAGATATATGGACAAGCCAACAAATTCAACAAAAATGTGCCCCCATATCCGACCCCGTACTCAAACAACAGTGTATTGATGCCATTAAAGAGACAGCCCAACAAATGGCGAACCAGCAATTACCCTCGACTCCTGATAGTAATTGGATCGAAGATTTGGGAGCAATCATAGCTTCGGAATTAGAAACTATCGTCATCGGCTGGATGCTGGCTTGTTCTATAGCTTTCCAATGGATAGTCGAGGTGACGTGGGTATTGACGGGGTTGTTGGGACCGTTAGCGGTAGGGGGAACCTTATTACCCGTTGCCCAAAAAAGTCTATATGCTTGGTTAATAGCATTCTACTCTGTGGGCTTGTGCAAACTTTGCTTCAATATATTAATTGCTTTAATCGCCGTACTGCAAACGAGTTCTCCGTCTACCAACAAACTCATCTTCAGTATCGCGGTTGGGGTGATGAGTCCTATATTAGCAGTTGCTCTAGCCGCAGGTGGGGGAATGGCCACCTTTAGTAGTTTAGCAACCATAACCGGTGCGGTGGGGGGTATGGCGGGCGCGAAGATGGGGGGTGCAATAATGACCGGGGCTTCAAAATCTGGAGCAACAGGCATGGGAATGGTGAGAAATGCCATGTCTTGGGGTAGGAATGCCGCCTCAAGCCTTGAACGTCGAAGATCATCACGACCTAGTGTTACCGTAATGCCAATGTCAAAAAACCGTTCTGTACGTACTGGTTCATTACCCGAGCGTACCATTAATGTTACTCCTCAAAATACCTTACCCCCCGGCAGATAAATCTAATAGAAGGAGTGAAATCAATGTCATTAGGAATTAGTGGAAAATTCAAAAAAGTTTCGGATAATTTAAGTCTAAGAGATTCTTATGGCTCCTTAGTTCTAATTTGCTTAGGAGGTGTTTTGTTAAACGTATTCTTTCAGGTTATCCTGTTTTTTAATTATCTCAAGTTAGCCACCAAACCCCCTCCCACTTTAGTTCAATTATCTAACGGCGAATCGATAACGGTTAAGGGAATAGGCAACAACGATAGAACCGATGAATCTATCCAGAAATTTGTTCGAGATATTCTATCTTTAACATTCACTTGGACGGGAACTCTTCCGACAACTGACCCAAAAGCACAAGGAAATTATCAGAAAGATGCAGGCGTTTCTATTAAAATCCCCGGCCAACCTTCTGAGCGCAAGATTACGACAGCCGCCTGGGAAGCGAGTTTCGCTTTTGAATTGCATTTTCGGGAGGAATTTCTGAAATTATTAGCCGAGTTAGTCCCAAAATCTGTGTTTACTTCAGATACTCAGATGGCTTTTATCCCCGTTTACATCTCTTCGCCTCAGTTAGTCGCACCGGGTAAATGGAAAGTGGTCATCCTTTCCAATCTGATGATGATTAAGAATGGAGAGAAGATGGGCGAATTCCTGCCCTTTAATAAAGAAATTTACGTAAGGGCTGTCGTTCCTCCTAATTACAGCTTTTTACCCCCTGATAATCTTTCATTATCCCTAGCCCAACAAGTGATTAATATGCGCCAAGGGGGGTTAGAGATTTATGCGATTACAGATTTTAAACAGCAGGAGCTTCAATAATGGTCAATACAATAGATAATCCCTCCATCCAAAAGAGTTCAACAGATGAAGTGGAGACAGATAATGATGAATTAACCCCTTGCTTATCGGGTTGGACTTGCGAAAAAGTTAACAGTTTAATAGGAATAGAAAATGACTCACAACAAGAACAATTTTTCCCCAATTTTGAAGAAGAATCAACCTTATCTGTTGAACAAGAAACCGGAGAAAATCAACAAAAAGCCAAAACAAAAAAGTTACCTTCTATCTCCAAAAACCCTTACATGAAACTTGGGTTAATAGCCCTAATTTGTGGATGCGGTGTAATCTTTATTGGATTATTTCTGTCAAATGCCCCATCTTTTCGTTCAGAAAAGGGGACATCTCCTCAACAAGCGGACGCTCAATCTAAAAAAAAGACAAAAACCCCCACCCCCGAGGAGCAAATCGCCATCTATAAGGCTGAGGCGGCATTATCGTCACAATCACAACAACTAAAACAAATGAGAGAAGCTGCCGATAAATATCATTCTAATGAACCTCTTCCACATCCAGTGCGGAACGAGTTCCGCACCCCAGTCAGAGCGGCTAATAATCCATCAACTGTACAACTGGAAGCAAGAGCCACTGATACACCATTACCTACATCTACAACTAGAACTATTCCTCCTTCTAACACACTTTATAGAGGAAAAATAAGTTATGCCCCTGGAGGCTATGTTAGTCGGGTACCTCAAAGGCGCATCAAATTACAACCCAATAATTTCTCAATACCGATAAGACAACAATCAATAGGTAACTCAACTACATTGAGTCATAGCTCTAATTTACGTGCATTGCCTGCGGCTACTAATTCGATTGATCCTATCAAACAATGGCAACAATTAGCCCTACTCGGTTCTTATAGCGCCGCATCCGTACCTTTTAATGCACAAAATACCGAACCATCTGAGGATGATTCACAGGGTAAAGTCTTGGATATGTCATCTAGTAATGAGGCTGATAATGGATCAATAAGTAATGATAAAACGCCTGTTATCCTAACCTCATCTACGGGGGATACAGAAGAGATGCAATTATTGGGAGACTCAGTACAATCGGGCCGCCTCATCCCTGTGGGAACAAAAATACCCGGAGAAATTGCTACATCGATTGTCTGGGCGCAGGGGACTCAGCAGTCCGAGCCTTTCGTGGTCACCATTACCGAACCGGTACGAGATCGCAACGGGGTTGAAGTTCTCCCACCCGGCACCGAAATCGTTTTTGAAGTTAAAGGAGTACATGATAGCGGTATGGTCCAAGGAAACCCTGTCGCTATACGAATTAATGGTCAAGAAATAGAGTTAGCGCCAAATGTATTTGGGTTGAGGGCATCTGGAGGTAAACCGTTGATTGCCAAATTAAGGAATGGTGCCGGGGGAGAGTTAGCTAGACAGGATGCAAT includes:
- a CDS encoding TrbI/VirB10 family protein codes for the protein MVNTIDNPSIQKSSTDEVETDNDELTPCLSGWTCEKVNSLIGIENDSQQEQFFPNFEEESTLSVEQETGENQQKAKTKKLPSISKNPYMKLGLIALICGCGVIFIGLFLSNAPSFRSEKGTSPQQADAQSKKKTKTPTPEEQIAIYKAEAALSSQSQQLKQMREAADKYHSNEPLPHPVRNEFRTPVRAANNPSTVQLEARATDTPLPTSTTRTIPPSNTLYRGKISYAPGGYVSRVPQRRIKLQPNNFSIPIRQQSIGNSTTLSHSSNLRALPAATNSIDPIKQWQQLALLGSYSAASVPFNAQNTEPSEDDSQGKVLDMSSSNEADNGSISNDKTPVILTSSTGDTEEMQLLGDSVQSGRLIPVGTKIPGEIATSIVWAQGTQQSEPFVVTITEPVRDRNGVEVLPPGTEIVFEVKGVHDSGMVQGNPVAIRINGQEIELAPNVFGLRASGGKPLIAKLRNGAGGELARQDAIGFVVGALGKVGEIVNRPSSTSTSSGYGSFESSSTYNDPNLMGAVLEGGFKPLSEQLLERNKKEIDDLEGRERLWYLKQGTKVQIIVNKSLEL